tttaccatctctgtgcaagtctgcaaatttctttattaaatcataagattcttaaattcatcaagtctctctgtgcctgggtcctcgtcacaaaacatgacatcactgttttgtacattttaacacaatttaatccccacatttgtggaagaaaagcaaaagacttttttgaaaagtctgtaacaaaaccatcaaatctgataaaggttattcATAGCTGCAAAAAAAGAATGGATTGGAGTGACATCACTTTAAACTGACCTCAGCCTCCAGCCATGCATGAGCAGCATTTAATCAGTTCATTTTCTTACTGAGTAGATACTGTGTCTACTGTGAGTTCACAGGCAAATGTGGTCAAAAGTAAATAAgaagttttcagtttttccattCACATATCTACCCGAAGTGTCATTTTTCAACTGGCTTCTTTGTCTACGTTTATCTGTCATGTAGGCAAAGCAGCTGACTACACTCAGTAGAATGATCAGTGTTCTTTTCTCATggtgattttattttctgttgatgCCAACTCCATGACTTTGTTATAAGACTGACACAGATGAAAACAAATTTCTTTTGCTCAagtaaaaaaagcaaacaggttttagataaaaaaaaatcatattaaaCCTCATTATTAGAGTTCAGTGTCATCCGTGTAATCAGAGATATTTAATGGTGGAACAAGCTTTTACTGGCAGAAGTATGTGAAAGAGGAGGATTTTAACCACCTTAAAGATCAATAAACAACACATAAGTTGAATTTGTTTATGTGTGGTATCTTTAGGATTaggattcaactttattgtcattacacATGTATAAATACAGTGTAACGAAATATAGTTTGCATCTAATCAGAAGTGCAAAAAGAGCAATTATACAGTTTAGTTAAGCAAATATACAGATGTACTACGGGCAAATGTATGGATATACTGATATATACAGATAAGAGTAGTATAAATGGGGCAATAGTTATGAACAGATTATGTACAGAGAGACCAAATATACAAATGAACTACAGGCAAATGTACAGATGTACTGTACATATGTACAGATATACAGGTGATCTGTATAGCATACAGATGTTCTATATTGCTATACAGATGGGCAGATATACAGATGTACTATGAACAAATATACAGATTTGCTAAATATATACAGATGTGCTGGTGTGTGGTAACAGATCTACAGAGTCCTATGAGTATATCTACAGCAGTGGAAGCGTAGCGCTCTGAGCAGACTATAACAGTGAACAGTGTACGCACTATACCAGAGACTATGTCAGTGTCCTAAACTATAGCAGTAAACAAGTAACCATTTattgtaaaataattttttataaaataatgaACTGAATAACTTATGTATAGAAACAGAAGGCGTTCATTAAAACTtgaaaaattgaaaaattaactatagaaaaataaaaatacatcccAGGGTTAAGAAATTGTTGTCTTTTCCATTAGTTTCTTCTTTAGTTGCTTTTTACTTGATATGACACTTTAAACTGTATAGTAGACTGTATATATTaactaagtaagtaagtaaaattttatttatatagcaactTTCAAGATAtattcacaaagtgcttcacaagacCTAACAATGGATAAAAACCAAGCAAAATTAATAGAAAGCAGatttaaaacatttgtttttaactcatttttttaaagagatcACAGAGTCTCAAATCGaaaggaagagagaaaagttCCAGAGTCTGGAGGCCACTGAACAGAAGGCTCTGTCTCCGTTTGTTTTTAGCTGAGTATGGGGCCCCATACACACTCATTCACTCACTTTGACTCTCTGGGCATACAGTTAACATGgtttgcatatttttttaagGTTGTAAGTAAAACATTATGTTACAATGCTTACACTGTCCTTTGTTAAACAATAGACTGTGTGTTTGGTATCTATCTGCATTAGTACCAGCCACCATCACTGCCACCACCCAGAGGCTGACAGTATTTAACTCCAACCCTCACTTTCAGAAGAAAGGTTCAGTCTACCTTCTACTTTGCTGTGAGAGCTGTCTCAAAGGAAGGATGTGGATAattgattcatttatttatttatttttatcactgTTTAACTTAAAAAGTGTTGTCTTCTATGGAGAGATCACTACTGACTTTAAACCATGCATTGAATTTTTCTACGCAGAAACGATACCACAGGGCATCAGTGGAGACTACCAGGCATTATGTCAGCACTATGAAAACCAATACCACTTTGCCACCCTGTATGACAGAAACCGTCGTATACCATTGTACCATTCTGCGTATATACTCAGTCCTGGAGATGGACCTAGGCCCAAAAATACAAACTGGATGATTGAACCACGGGTAAGCTGTgtaaaatatcactgtgtgaTGTTCAAAGACAGTCATGTATTTGAACTGCTCTCTTTTAAGAACATTGTCTGATACGGtgtattttaaaaatggttttCTTAGAGAGGATGAAGAACAATAGTTACAGTGTGAAAGAGTCACTCTGTTTGGATTTTAACTGTTTGTTGAAGTGTGTATTCTCTGCATTTTACTGCCACATTGTTCTCCATCACCTGTAAGAATATGCAACACATTTAAAGCAGCTATTTTCCTCCTGCCTTAGATATTGTCATACTATACCACATATAATGTAATAACTTAAAtaacacaacaacaactggATAAATAACAGGACAggataaagaagaaaacatacacaaaattagatgatctttaataaaacgatggTTAAAAAAGTCTGTAGgattttatttgctctctcacattttaaaatgacatgaCTGCAGTATGACAGTACGCTCTCAGTGTTACACATTCCCACAAACTCACACTGAAACACaatttgcacacacagtatgaAGAATGATAAATACTCTTTGTAGCttctaaagaaataaaaagtctGTCTTTGTTGTCATTCAGCTGGTATCAGACAAAGTCAACACAGGAATGGAGTACCAAAAACATCCTGACCAAAATGTGAAGAACAGCCAGGCAGTCAATGAAGACTATAAACACTCTGGTTATACCAGAGGCCACCTCGCCCCCAGTGGTCACCAACAgacagaagaagacaaagaggCTACATTCACCCTGACAAATATTGCTCCTCAAATGGAAAAGTTCAATAATGGCCCCTGGAGTCTACAGGACGAGAAGATGTTAGAAAGGTTTAATGTCTGCATGCCAAAAATGTATGTTATCACTGGAGTCATGCCTTATGAGAAAGATGAACCCAATATCAATAACAGGGTGACTGTTCCTGAGTACTTTTGGACTGCTTACTGCTGCCCAACGTTCACGGCTGGACCTGACCAGAATTACTTTCCTACTTATGCTGCAGTGGGAAGAAATGATCCCAACAGTAAAgatgacattttgaaaaaaaaacccacacaagaTGGCTATGATGTGAAGGAGATGTCCTTGGAGGACCTGGAGAAGATCCTGCAAAAATGGCTAAAGATGCCTGAAATGAGtctctttaaaataaaagtgaaataaatgaaatgaaataaacattGAGCTGTCAACTGtaatgtttttatcattaagttaaaacaaaataatattttagaaACATATATCGTATCTGAGTTTcttcaaaaaaatgaaaacatcgtACAGCCTTGTGCTGCAGGACGGGTTAAATAATGCATTTGTAAATAACTACctattttcctttattttcacAAAGTATAATATTTtagtatatttttaatattatatcGAGATGAGGTGATTAAATTTTGGTGGTGAAAGAATGCTCTTTGGAGGGTTTACACTCAATAAATATTCAAAAGGATAATTTAATGAGATGATGATGCTTACATCCATACACGTCTAAAGGTCATTCCTGTTTGGGAATAAATATAATCTACAACCTGGCTGGCCGTCGGAGGCACGCAAACACAAATAGtaatctctgtgtctgtgtgatttatttattgtgccGCTCTAACCTTAGTGGACAACACAAAGAAACAGTAAAAAGAGCTGAAACTGAAAGAtgtaaaaacaattaaacagaAACTGTCAGCATGAAAAGCCTGATGTAAAGAAAAAACCTGAAAGACTGAGATTATGCATTACaccagagttttaaaaaatgtgaaattgaAAATAAGATGTTGTAAGATTGTTAGTTCATAGTCAGCTGATGAACAAAGCTctttttatgtctttatttCCTTCATGTTGAAATAATCTAAATATTCTACTGTGAAACAGAAGCACTAAACATTTAACATTATGTTGAGTGAAGGATCTTTGTGCAATGAAAAAGCAGTCGAAGATTATTAATGATTGTTAAGCACATGTGTAAGTGTTGGTCACCAGTGtcgg
The Maylandia zebra isolate NMK-2024a linkage group LG7, Mzebra_GT3a, whole genome shotgun sequence DNA segment above includes these coding regions:
- the LOC101477675 gene encoding endonuclease domain-containing 1 protein-like; the protein is MWIIDSFIYLFLSLFNLKSVVFYGEITTDFKPCIEFFYAETIPQGISGDYQALCQHYENQYHFATLYDRNRRIPLYHSAYILSPGDGPRPKNTNWMIEPRLVSDKVNTGMEYQKHPDQNVKNSQAVNEDYKHSGYTRGHLAPSGHQQTEEDKEATFTLTNIAPQMEKFNNGPWSLQDEKMLERFNVCMPKMYVITGVMPYEKDEPNINNRVTVPEYFWTAYCCPTFTAGPDQNYFPTYAAVGRNDPNSKDDILKKKPTQDGYDVKEMSLEDLEKILQKWLKMPEMSLFKIKVK